One window of Marinobacterium aestuarii genomic DNA carries:
- a CDS encoding AAA family ATPase, with protein sequence MKFEGTERYVATQDLQMAVNAAITLQRPLLIKGEPGTGKTLLAEEVASALGMPLLRWHVKSTTKAQQGLYEYDAVSRLRDSQLGDARVHDIGNYIRKGTLWQAFEAEQKCVLLIDEIDKADIEFPNDLLTELDKMEFDVYETGQRIQAVKRPVVIITSNNEKELPDAFLRRCFFHYIAFPDRDTLQKIVAVHYPDIEQHLVREALEIFFALREVPNLKKKPSTSELIDWLKLLLADRIDAKTLAEQDPSSAMPPLYGALLKNEQDVHMLQRLAFMARRGSR encoded by the coding sequence ATGAAATTCGAAGGTACCGAACGCTATGTCGCCACCCAGGATTTGCAGATGGCGGTCAACGCGGCGATCACGCTGCAGCGCCCGCTGCTGATCAAGGGGGAACCCGGCACCGGCAAGACACTGCTGGCCGAAGAGGTCGCCAGTGCGCTGGGGATGCCGCTGCTGCGGTGGCACGTCAAGTCCACCACCAAGGCACAGCAGGGACTCTACGAGTACGACGCCGTATCCCGTCTGCGGGACTCACAGCTGGGTGATGCGCGGGTGCATGATATCGGCAACTACATTCGTAAGGGCACGCTCTGGCAGGCCTTTGAGGCCGAACAGAAATGCGTGCTGCTGATCGATGAAATCGACAAGGCCGATATTGAGTTTCCCAATGACCTGCTGACCGAGCTCGACAAGATGGAGTTCGATGTCTACGAAACCGGCCAGCGTATTCAGGCCGTCAAACGCCCGGTAGTGATCATTACCAGCAACAACGAGAAAGAATTGCCGGACGCCTTTTTGCGCCGCTGCTTTTTCCATTACATCGCCTTTCCCGATCGCGATACCCTGCAAAAAATCGTTGCCGTGCACTACCCCGACATCGAACAGCACCTGGTCAGGGAAGCGCTGGAAATCTTCTTTGCGTTGCGTGAGGTGCCCAACCTGAAGAAGAAACCGTCCACCTCCGAGCTGATCGACTGGCTCAAGCTGCTGCTGGCCGATCGCATCGATGCCAAAACCCTGGCCGAACAGGACCCTTCCAGCGCCATGCCGCCCCTCTACGGCGCCCTGCTGAAAAACGAACAGGATGTGCACATGCTGCAACGCCTGGCCTTTATGGCACGCCGCGGTTCACGCTGA
- a CDS encoding CoA transferase — protein MHNNNQLPLAGVRVIDFGQQIAGPAVAMTLGDLGATVVHIDPPGGPQWDHPANAVLNRNKSCLQLDLKTDSGLEQALALIAQADIVIESFRPGVMQRLGVDFAQLREARPELITLSVPGFASNDTLRREWKASETVVAATAGAFTDMGFNRVLLGLNPSFSPLPLGSAYATTLAAASVVLALQARERSGRGDAIEVPVISALMEGLSYNSYVIEGLPERYKTMRELEIEHRKANNIPMDLSYDDLQEYLDPFYRTYLCADGRMFYCVCPSHRNHAKRALTVLGIYDELVAEGLPEVQDLHAPISQWDGETSIGVYPLPKKWAYIISVKMKQAFLTKTSEEWGQIFGEGQIPGAPHRTTQEWVNHEHTNAAGLIVEVMDPEYGLMKQPGPFAWLEESAARMVKPRPRRNVSFEQALTELREVASAETLTRPVGSAIAPASNAGWLDGFRVLDLTNVIAGPHSTAFLARFGAKVIKLDPVKPLYDPLIGTLFTFQTGMGKQSALVDIMNDEGREVFNRLVRSVDMVVINAPERQLKALGLDNDSLQAVNPGVLFCRLDCLGGPLPGPKSNYIGYDDIIQAHSGIMSRFGGPQTPEEHAHLGTLDVNCGFAAGLGMAVSIYHKLRTGQPTRSRTSLSAITNLAQLSFAFDYKGRAPFNEPSGRDVLGHNALSHFYRAADGWIYLDANASELAQLEQIEGLSGISRADDIGEFLRTALQAAPAAYWADMLQAADIAAAVPQSIESLREQYSRDGDGSVGIDKGSFAFSIHRDHPSGHCLTQIDHLAIRPSEASIKAASLPERWGHSTREVLAAAGYSAGEIESMLERNIASLGWASEYLPS, from the coding sequence ATGCACAATAATAATCAACTGCCACTGGCGGGTGTTCGTGTCATTGATTTCGGCCAGCAGATCGCAGGCCCCGCAGTTGCCATGACACTGGGAGATCTGGGCGCCACTGTTGTGCATATAGACCCTCCCGGCGGGCCCCAGTGGGATCATCCGGCCAATGCCGTGCTGAACCGTAACAAGAGCTGCCTGCAGCTGGATCTGAAAACCGACAGCGGACTGGAACAGGCACTGGCGCTGATTGCACAGGCCGATATCGTCATCGAGAGTTTCAGGCCCGGCGTCATGCAGCGCTTGGGGGTCGACTTTGCCCAGCTGCGCGAAGCACGGCCGGAACTAATCACCCTGTCGGTACCCGGTTTTGCCAGCAACGATACGTTGCGCCGCGAATGGAAAGCCAGCGAGACCGTGGTTGCCGCCACCGCAGGCGCCTTTACCGATATGGGTTTTAACCGCGTGCTGCTGGGCCTGAACCCGAGCTTCTCACCGCTGCCACTGGGATCCGCCTATGCCACAACGCTGGCGGCCGCCTCCGTTGTCCTGGCGCTGCAGGCGCGCGAGCGCAGCGGCCGTGGCGATGCTATCGAAGTACCGGTCATCTCCGCCCTGATGGAGGGCCTGTCGTACAACTCCTACGTGATCGAAGGCCTGCCCGAGCGCTACAAGACCATGCGTGAGCTGGAAATCGAGCACCGCAAGGCCAACAACATCCCGATGGACCTGAGCTACGACGACCTGCAGGAATACCTGGACCCCTTCTACCGCACCTACCTGTGCGCCGACGGGCGCATGTTCTACTGCGTCTGCCCGTCGCACCGCAACCATGCCAAGCGCGCCCTGACGGTGCTGGGTATCTATGACGAGCTGGTGGCCGAAGGCCTGCCGGAAGTGCAGGATCTGCATGCCCCGATCAGCCAGTGGGACGGCGAAACCTCCATCGGCGTTTACCCGCTGCCCAAGAAATGGGCCTATATTATTTCCGTCAAAATGAAGCAGGCCTTCCTGACCAAAACCTCGGAGGAATGGGGACAGATCTTCGGCGAAGGTCAGATTCCCGGTGCACCCCACCGCACGACTCAGGAGTGGGTCAACCACGAACACACCAACGCCGCCGGCCTGATTGTCGAGGTCATGGATCCCGAATACGGTCTGATGAAGCAACCTGGCCCCTTCGCCTGGCTGGAAGAAAGCGCCGCCCGGATGGTTAAGCCGCGTCCACGCAGGAATGTCAGCTTCGAGCAGGCCCTGACCGAGCTGCGCGAAGTGGCGAGTGCAGAAACCCTGACCCGCCCGGTCGGCAGCGCCATCGCCCCCGCCTCCAACGCCGGCTGGCTCGACGGTTTCCGCGTGCTCGACCTGACCAACGTCATCGCCGGTCCCCACTCCACCGCCTTCCTGGCCCGCTTTGGCGCCAAAGTGATCAAGCTCGACCCGGTCAAGCCGCTGTACGACCCGCTGATCGGCACCCTGTTCACCTTCCAGACCGGCATGGGCAAGCAAAGCGCGCTGGTCGATATCATGAATGACGAAGGCCGCGAGGTGTTCAACCGCCTGGTGCGCTCGGTCGACATGGTGGTGATCAATGCGCCGGAACGTCAGCTCAAGGCCCTGGGGCTGGATAACGACAGCCTGCAGGCGGTGAACCCCGGCGTACTCTTCTGCCGTCTGGACTGCCTCGGCGGCCCGCTGCCCGGGCCCAAGAGCAACTACATCGGCTACGATGACATCATCCAGGCGCACAGCGGTATCATGAGCCGTTTCGGGGGCCCCCAGACGCCGGAAGAGCACGCCCACCTCGGCACCCTGGACGTCAACTGCGGCTTCGCCGCGGGCCTGGGCATGGCGGTATCGATCTACCACAAGCTCAGAACCGGCCAGCCGACCCGCTCACGTACTTCGCTGTCGGCCATCACCAATCTGGCGCAGCTGTCGTTCGCCTTCGACTACAAGGGGCGTGCGCCCTTTAATGAGCCCTCTGGTCGCGACGTGCTGGGGCATAACGCCCTGTCGCACTTCTACCGGGCCGCCGATGGCTGGATCTACCTGGACGCCAACGCATCAGAGCTGGCACAACTGGAGCAGATCGAGGGCCTGAGCGGCATCAGCCGCGCGGATGACATTGGCGAATTCCTGCGCACGGCACTGCAAGCCGCACCCGCCGCCTACTGGGCGGACATGCTGCAGGCGGCCGACATCGCCGCTGCCGTTCCGCAGTCCATTGAATCCCTGCGCGAGCAATACAGCCGTGACGGTGATGGCAGCGTGGGCATCGACAAGGGCAGCTTCGCCTTCTCGATCCACCGCGACCACCCCAGTGGCCACTGCCTGACCCAGATCGACCACCTGGCGATTCGCCCCAGCGAGGCCAGCATCAAGGCCGCCAGCCTGCCGGAGCGCTGGGGCCACTCCACCCGTGAAGTGCTGGCCGCTGCCGGCTACAGCGCAGGCGAAATCGAGTCGATGCTCGAGCGCAATATCGCCAGCCTCGGCTGGGCCAGTGAGTACCTGCCAAGCTAA
- a CDS encoding TRAP transporter substrate-binding protein, whose translation MAKANPFSDKKPDSVSRRDFFRVAATYGMSSTMLAATALGSFTLPQLAQAAESTANRRNKKEAKHTLKFGASGFNENNLLIERAGCLDFARDIEDRTDGEIRVEFIGDNQICGQLDCVKKTQQGIIEMFTASTQNSAGAAPYLNVLDYAYMFPTRASQYHFLYHPDSQRLLRDPLKKKHGLQFLFSHCELRGLQMGLGWKDRPLITDIDVLKGTKNRVTGTQLGRIAMQLLELNPVPIAWSETLDGLKSGLIDGAETWAGAVGYANMSPVISQSVDLRLFCGTEATMMDAKVFDSMSPALQEAVMESAYLTQVKIQAAQEAALVNTVGATVPSLPGTLFAQHGVRVAPLSDEVRAKAERICAPEFNPEPWVEWRERLDKWAGGIDTYTEIHKIAREIPLDTLAENVEPRRWWKNA comes from the coding sequence ATGGCGAAAGCAAACCCCTTCTCAGACAAGAAGCCCGACAGCGTCTCGCGTCGGGATTTTTTCCGTGTGGCGGCGACCTATGGCATGAGTTCCACCATGCTGGCGGCCACCGCGCTGGGCAGTTTCACCCTGCCGCAACTGGCGCAGGCTGCAGAGTCCACTGCCAACCGCCGTAATAAAAAAGAGGCCAAACATACCCTGAAGTTCGGTGCGTCTGGGTTTAACGAGAATAACCTGCTGATCGAGCGTGCCGGTTGTTTGGATTTTGCCCGCGATATAGAAGACCGTACCGATGGCGAGATTCGAGTCGAATTTATCGGCGATAACCAAATTTGTGGCCAGCTGGACTGTGTCAAGAAGACCCAGCAGGGCATCATCGAGATGTTTACGGCGTCTACCCAGAACTCTGCCGGTGCCGCTCCCTATTTGAATGTGCTCGATTACGCCTATATGTTCCCGACACGGGCTTCGCAGTACCACTTCCTTTACCATCCCGACAGCCAGCGCCTGCTACGTGACCCGCTAAAGAAAAAGCATGGGCTGCAGTTCCTGTTTTCTCATTGTGAGCTGCGTGGTTTGCAGATGGGACTGGGCTGGAAAGACAGGCCTCTGATTACCGATATCGATGTGTTAAAAGGTACTAAGAACCGTGTTACGGGTACCCAGCTTGGTCGTATCGCCATGCAGTTGCTGGAACTCAATCCGGTGCCTATCGCCTGGTCTGAAACCCTGGATGGCCTCAAGTCGGGGCTGATCGATGGTGCCGAGACTTGGGCGGGTGCGGTGGGTTACGCCAACATGTCACCGGTAATCTCTCAGTCGGTCGACCTGCGCCTCTTCTGTGGCACCGAAGCCACCATGATGGATGCCAAGGTCTTCGATAGTATGAGTCCGGCGCTGCAGGAAGCGGTGATGGAGTCTGCTTATCTGACCCAGGTTAAAATCCAGGCGGCCCAGGAGGCGGCACTGGTGAATACCGTGGGTGCAACGGTACCGTCGCTGCCGGGTACTCTGTTCGCCCAGCACGGCGTGCGTGTTGCGCCCCTGTCGGATGAAGTGCGTGCTAAAGCCGAACGTATCTGTGCGCCTGAATTCAACCCTGAGCCCTGGGTGGAATGGCGCGAACGTCTCGACAAGTGGGCTGGTGGTATCGATACCTATACCGAGATCCACAAGATCGCTCGTGAAATTCCTCTGGACACACTTGCCGAGAATGTCGAGCCCCGTCGCTGGTGGAAAAACGCCTAA
- a CDS encoding TRAP transporter small permease produces the protein MATLESNAKQGAISPDSGKTLSGEAKGRVHMKVGKALYWAFQNIERFLIIVSYGSMTGIIFVEVIRRFLFNEQSAWSTTIPIYLFLWLAWMGASYNTLKRSHLRFTEMRERLSYGAQFGCLILDAVLWFVMGAVVIFFSVEQVYIAYDNFSIVQGTDNVMQWWFYLATPCAWALLLVRVTQNLVSDYHDFKAGRPLAVQAATFGD, from the coding sequence ATGGCGACGTTAGAGTCGAATGCAAAACAGGGCGCTATCTCGCCAGACAGCGGGAAGACCCTATCGGGTGAAGCCAAAGGGAGGGTGCATATGAAAGTGGGCAAGGCACTTTACTGGGCTTTTCAAAATATCGAGAGATTTTTAATCATAGTCTCCTACGGGTCAATGACAGGTATTATCTTTGTCGAGGTCATCCGGCGATTTTTGTTTAATGAGCAATCGGCCTGGAGCACTACGATACCGATCTATCTGTTCCTGTGGCTTGCTTGGATGGGGGCCTCCTACAATACGCTGAAACGCTCCCACCTGCGCTTTACCGAGATGCGAGAACGGCTGTCTTATGGCGCCCAGTTCGGATGTCTCATTCTGGATGCCGTGCTCTGGTTCGTTATGGGAGCTGTGGTGATCTTTTTCTCTGTTGAACAGGTCTATATCGCTTACGATAACTTCTCGATTGTCCAGGGCACCGATAATGTGATGCAGTGGTGGTTCTATCTCGCCACGCCGTGCGCGTGGGCGCTACTGTTGGTGCGCGTCACCCAGAATCTGGTGAGTGACTACCATGACTTTAAAGCGGGCCGGCCTTTAGCTGTGCAAGCCGCCACCTTTGGTGATTGA
- a CDS encoding GMC family oxidoreductase — translation MSLDSAYDYIVIGAGSAGCVMASRLSENPEHSVLLIEAGGRDTNPWIHVPIGYFKTMHNPKTDWCYMTEPDPGLNGRQLQWPRGKVLGGSSSLNGLLYIRGQKEDYDDWAAQGNEGWSYKEVLPYFIKSEDQERGADAYHGVGGPLSVSNIRVKREICDKFIDAAQQVGIPRNDDCNGETQEGVGYFQLTIKRTGTRCSTAVGFLRPALKRPNLHAVTRALVHRIEFEGNRVVGVTVTIKGQMHSIRCRREVVLSAGAINSPQTLMLSGVGDKGELARHKIPLVKHLPGVGRNLQDHLQIRTIYKVNKPITLNDEVNNPLRKVMMGLEYAMFRTGPLTMAASQVYIFTKTPLSPQRPDIQYHLQPLSADKPADGTHRFSAFTASVCQLRPTSTGHIALKSTNPADYPAIHPNYLATEEDQRTAIESIKITRQIINAPALAPLIKEEHEPGMQHQTDAELLEYARNRATTIYHPTGTCKMGHDDMAVVDARLRVHGIEGLRVVDASIMPTIVSGNTNAPTIMIAEKAADMMKADAMAAVTLSASMG, via the coding sequence ATGTCTCTAGATTCTGCCTATGACTACATTGTGATCGGCGCAGGCTCCGCCGGCTGTGTAATGGCAAGCCGTCTGTCGGAAAACCCTGAACATTCTGTACTGCTGATCGAAGCGGGGGGGCGGGATACGAATCCCTGGATTCATGTGCCGATCGGCTACTTCAAGACCATGCATAATCCCAAAACCGACTGGTGCTACATGACCGAGCCAGACCCAGGCCTCAATGGCCGCCAGTTGCAGTGGCCGCGGGGCAAGGTGTTGGGAGGCTCCAGTTCGCTCAATGGCCTGCTGTATATTCGCGGTCAGAAAGAGGATTACGATGACTGGGCGGCGCAGGGTAATGAGGGTTGGTCTTACAAGGAGGTGCTGCCTTATTTCATCAAGTCCGAAGATCAGGAGCGCGGTGCCGATGCTTATCATGGCGTGGGCGGTCCGCTGTCGGTATCCAATATCCGCGTAAAGCGTGAAATTTGTGACAAGTTTATCGATGCCGCCCAGCAGGTGGGTATTCCGCGCAACGATGACTGCAATGGTGAAACTCAGGAAGGTGTGGGTTACTTCCAGTTGACCATCAAGCGCACCGGTACCCGCTGCAGCACGGCGGTGGGCTTTCTGCGCCCGGCGCTGAAACGTCCGAACCTGCATGCGGTGACCCGGGCGCTGGTGCACCGCATCGAATTTGAAGGCAATCGGGTGGTGGGCGTAACGGTGACCATCAAGGGGCAGATGCACAGTATTCGCTGCCGGCGGGAAGTAGTGCTGTCGGCCGGTGCGATCAACTCGCCGCAGACGCTGATGCTTTCAGGCGTTGGCGACAAGGGTGAGCTGGCAAGGCACAAGATTCCGCTGGTCAAGCATCTGCCGGGCGTGGGCCGCAACCTGCAGGACCATTTGCAGATCCGTACCATCTACAAGGTCAACAAGCCCATTACCCTGAACGATGAGGTTAATAACCCGCTGCGCAAGGTGATGATGGGGCTCGAGTACGCCATGTTCCGTACCGGCCCGCTGACCATGGCGGCCAGTCAGGTGTATATCTTTACCAAAACCCCGCTAAGCCCGCAAAGACCCGATATTCAGTACCATCTGCAGCCGCTGAGTGCCGACAAGCCGGCCGATGGTACGCACCGCTTCTCGGCCTTTACGGCTTCTGTGTGCCAGTTGCGCCCGACCAGTACTGGTCATATTGCGCTCAAGAGCACGAACCCGGCGGACTACCCGGCGATTCATCCGAATTACCTGGCCACCGAAGAAGATCAGCGGACGGCCATAGAGTCGATAAAGATCACGCGCCAGATCATTAATGCGCCGGCGCTGGCACCGCTTATCAAGGAAGAGCACGAGCCCGGCATGCAGCATCAGACCGATGCCGAGCTGCTGGAGTACGCCCGTAACCGTGCCACGACCATTTACCATCCCACGGGTACCTGCAAAATGGGTCACGACGATATGGCGGTGGTGGATGCGCGCTTGCGGGTGCATGGCATTGAGGGGCTGCGGGTGGTGGATGCGTCCATTATGCCGACTATCGTCTCCGGCAATACCAATGCCCCCACCATCATGATCGCCGAGAAGGCGGCGGACATGATGAAAGCGGATGCCATGGCGGCAGTTACGCTGTCGGCGTCAATGGGGTAG
- a CDS encoding TRAP transporter large permease, producing the protein MDGLWIGLISLGITGFFLLGVPIFLVISFWVIGVSLVIDFTLANVGVTLYEGLNFYGLLALPLFILTGDLINAAGIAKRLSDFAYACLGFMRGGLGMAALGACGMFAAISGSNSATTATIGSIMHPEMKKGNYNEEFAAATVAAGGVVGIIIPPSIIFIVYGFMMNLPIGELFMAGMIPGALMVFAMMVTCYFVSWRNGWGDLIKFSPKRIVKTGAKAWLGFMAMGIVLLGLYTGSFSPTEAAGVTTGFCLIAGLLVTRKFGIKDLPKIMMRSGQITGMLAPLIAVSVVMQQVLSLLGAKAFLTEVITSFGGFYPILFACMAIVFLVGAVLESLPVTVILAPILAPIAASIGVDPIQFAVIFLVGASIGFITPPYGLNLYVASGMTGIPYLRIVKHVVPYLIALVLTWFAIALIPGISLWILS; encoded by the coding sequence ATGGACGGATTATGGATTGGTTTGATCAGTTTGGGCATCACCGGTTTTTTTCTGCTTGGTGTGCCTATCTTCCTGGTGATCTCCTTTTGGGTGATCGGTGTCAGCTTGGTGATCGACTTCACCCTGGCCAATGTCGGTGTGACCCTCTATGAGGGGCTGAACTTCTATGGGCTGCTGGCGTTACCTTTGTTTATCCTCACCGGAGACCTGATAAACGCAGCCGGTATCGCCAAGCGTTTGTCCGACTTTGCTTACGCCTGTCTAGGCTTTATGCGTGGGGGATTGGGGATGGCGGCTCTGGGTGCCTGCGGCATGTTTGCGGCGATCTCGGGATCAAATTCTGCCACCACCGCAACCATAGGCAGCATCATGCACCCTGAGATGAAGAAGGGTAATTACAACGAAGAGTTTGCCGCAGCTACGGTGGCCGCCGGTGGCGTTGTGGGGATTATTATTCCCCCCAGTATTATCTTTATCGTTTACGGCTTTATGATGAATCTGCCGATTGGCGAGCTCTTTATGGCGGGCATGATCCCTGGTGCGCTGATGGTTTTCGCTATGATGGTCACCTGTTATTTTGTGTCCTGGCGCAATGGATGGGGGGATCTCATTAAGTTCAGTCCCAAACGTATCGTCAAGACCGGCGCCAAGGCGTGGCTTGGGTTTATGGCGATGGGGATTGTGCTGCTTGGTCTCTATACCGGCTCTTTTTCGCCGACCGAAGCGGCAGGGGTCACCACCGGCTTCTGTCTGATTGCCGGGTTGTTGGTTACACGGAAGTTCGGTATCAAAGACTTGCCGAAAATCATGATGCGCTCGGGCCAAATTACCGGTATGTTGGCGCCCTTGATCGCGGTCTCGGTGGTCATGCAGCAGGTGCTGTCACTGCTGGGAGCCAAAGCCTTTTTGACTGAAGTGATTACTTCATTTGGCGGCTTTTATCCCATATTGTTTGCCTGTATGGCAATAGTCTTTCTGGTCGGGGCGGTACTCGAGAGTCTGCCCGTCACGGTGATACTGGCGCCCATATTGGCGCCCATAGCGGCCTCGATCGGTGTTGATCCGATCCAGTTTGCAGTGATCTTCCTGGTGGGTGCTTCCATTGGCTTCATTACACCGCCCTATGGTTTGAATCTTTACGTGGCCAGTGGCATGACCGGTATTCCCTATTTGCGAATAGTGAAACATGTGGTGCCCTATCTCATTGCGCTTGTTTTGACCTGGTTCGCCATTGCGTTAATTCCTGGGATCTCTCTCTGGATCCTTTCGTAA
- a CDS encoding IclR family transcriptional regulator, with amino-acid sequence MPDSTSKDTGSSILRALNILEIVSNTPQPMTPAEINRSLKLPKPTIHRLCSQLEEAGFLQPRLDGRGLLPGPKLNKIALGVLSNNDFLRTQRHVILQRLSEKLGETCNISIPSGGEMIYFDRVETHWPLRVQLQINDRVPLHCTASGKLFLSELSSIKRSRLLARLPLDSHTPNTLTSAEALKPELRQIRQNGVGLDNEEFLQGMIAVAVPIRDSEGRLYAALAMHAPTARLSLAQAQEHVPAIREAAAELALLMDEEQNERATDTD; translated from the coding sequence ATGCCCGATTCAACCAGCAAGGACACAGGGTCATCCATCCTGCGCGCACTGAACATTCTGGAGATTGTCTCCAACACACCACAGCCGATGACGCCAGCGGAGATCAACCGCTCCCTCAAGCTGCCCAAGCCCACCATCCACCGCCTGTGCAGCCAACTGGAAGAGGCCGGCTTTCTGCAGCCGCGTCTGGATGGCCGCGGTCTGCTGCCAGGCCCCAAGCTGAACAAGATTGCCCTGGGCGTCCTCAGCAACAACGACTTCCTGCGCACACAGCGCCATGTGATCCTGCAGCGCCTGTCGGAGAAGCTCGGCGAAACCTGCAACATATCCATCCCCAGCGGCGGCGAAATGATTTACTTCGACCGCGTTGAAACTCACTGGCCGTTGCGGGTTCAGTTGCAGATCAACGACCGGGTACCGCTGCACTGCACCGCCAGTGGCAAACTGTTTCTCAGCGAGCTGTCGAGCATCAAACGTTCCCGCCTGCTGGCACGCCTGCCGCTGGACAGCCACACCCCCAACACCCTGACCTCCGCCGAAGCCCTGAAACCGGAGTTGCGCCAGATCCGCCAAAACGGCGTCGGTCTTGATAACGAGGAGTTTCTGCAGGGCATGATCGCGGTGGCCGTGCCCATCCGGGACAGCGAAGGCCGCCTCTACGCCGCGCTGGCGATGCACGCCCCCACGGCGCGCCTCTCCCTTGCCCAAGCACAGGAACACGTGCCCGCGATCCGTGAGGCCGCCGCCGAACTGGCACTGCTGATGGACGAAGAGCAAAACGAGCGCGCCACAGACACCGACTGA
- a CDS encoding vWA domain-containing protein: MLIDFFTRLRQAQIPVSLRELLDLLAALDARLACCDIDHFYLLARACLVKDEKYYDRFDRAFAAYFGGLPGAEDLRDALIPEHWLQADFLRQLSDADKAQIEALGGLDKLLDTLRQRLEEQGERHAGGSKWVGTGGTSPFGHGGYNPEGIRIGGPGRHKRAVKVWEKRQFRNLDDSLELGTRNIKVALRKLRKFARTGAADQLDLDDTIRCTARNAGLLDLKMVPERHNAAKVLLFLDVGGSMDPFIRTCEELFSAARSEFKHLESFYFHNCLYEGVWRDNRRRFEQRIPTLDLLHTYGRDYRVIFVGDAAMSPYELGERFGSVEHMNEEAGQTWLQRVLDTWEKCIWLNPMQESSWNYTRSTQMIHQQFGGRMYPLTLEGLERGIKALSR, encoded by the coding sequence ATGCTGATCGACTTTTTTACCCGCCTGCGCCAGGCCCAGATACCGGTCAGCCTGCGCGAGCTGCTCGACCTGCTCGCGGCGCTGGATGCCCGCCTGGCCTGCTGTGATATAGATCACTTTTACCTGCTGGCCCGCGCCTGCCTGGTGAAGGATGAAAAATACTACGATCGCTTCGACCGTGCCTTTGCCGCCTATTTCGGTGGCCTGCCCGGCGCTGAAGACCTGCGTGATGCGCTGATTCCCGAGCACTGGCTGCAGGCCGACTTTCTGCGCCAGCTGTCCGACGCCGACAAGGCCCAGATCGAAGCGCTCGGCGGGCTGGATAAACTGCTCGACACCCTGCGCCAGCGCCTCGAAGAACAGGGCGAACGCCACGCCGGCGGCAGCAAGTGGGTCGGCACCGGCGGCACTTCCCCCTTTGGCCACGGCGGCTATAACCCCGAAGGGATTCGCATCGGTGGCCCCGGGCGTCACAAGCGTGCAGTGAAAGTGTGGGAAAAGCGCCAGTTTCGCAATCTGGATGACAGCCTCGAACTTGGCACCCGCAATATCAAGGTGGCGCTGCGCAAACTGCGCAAATTTGCCCGCACCGGCGCCGCCGACCAGCTCGATCTCGACGACACCATTCGCTGCACCGCCCGCAACGCAGGCTTGCTGGACCTGAAAATGGTGCCCGAACGGCACAATGCCGCCAAGGTACTGCTGTTTCTGGATGTGGGCGGCTCGATGGACCCCTTTATACGCACCTGTGAAGAACTGTTTTCCGCTGCACGCAGCGAGTTCAAGCACCTGGAGTCTTTCTACTTTCACAACTGCCTGTACGAAGGCGTCTGGCGCGACAACCGCCGTCGTTTCGAGCAGCGCATCCCCACCCTCGACCTGCTGCACACCTACGGACGGGACTATAGGGTGATCTTTGTCGGCGATGCCGCCATGTCGCCCTACGAACTGGGCGAGCGTTTTGGCAGCGTCGAGCACATGAACGAGGAAGCCGGCCAGACCTGGCTGCAGCGGGTGCTGGACACCTGGGAAAAATGCATCTGGCTTAACCCCATGCAGGAGTCCAGCTGGAACTACACCCGCTCAACCCAGATGATTCACCAGCAGTTCGGCGGCCGGATGTACCCGCTGACACTGGAGGGGCTGGAGCGCGGTATCAAGGCGCTGTCGCGCTGA